One Ficedula albicollis isolate OC2 chromosome 26, FicAlb1.5, whole genome shotgun sequence DNA segment encodes these proteins:
- the PRELP gene encoding prolargin encodes MKAALALLLPLALALAPVASGQRRKPPRRPTRPPAPFEEPAEPTELPPPLPPGPPSIFPDCPRECYCPPDFPSALYCDSRNLRTVPLIPARIHYLYLQNNFIADLPEESFRNATGLKWVNLDNNRIRKVDRKVLEKLENLIFLYMERNQLKEVPAFLPPNLEQLRLSRNQISRIPAGVFNKLENLVLLDLHHNKLSDGVFNKNTFKGLKNLMQLNLAHNILRKMPPGVPSAIHQLFLDRNNIEDIPSDYFKEFPNLAFIRLNYNQISDKGLPKNSFNLTNLLVLHLAHNKLTNVPFISPKLEHLYLNNNSIEKINGTQICPTSLVSIQDFSPSDLDSVPRLRYLRLDGNLLKPPIPLDLMLCFRLLQSVVF; translated from the exons ATGAAGGCGGCCCTGGCGCTCCTCCTCCCGCTGGCGCTCGCCCTGGCGCCGGTGGCGAGCGGGCAGCGGCGGAAACCCCCGCGCAGACCCACCCGGCCGCCCGCGCCCTTCGAGGAGCCGGCGGAACCCACGGAGCTGCCGCCTCCCCTCCCTCCGGGCCCCCCATCCATCTTCCCCGACTGCCCCCGCGAGTGTTACTGCCCGCCCGACTTCCCGTCGGCGCTGTACTGCGACAGCCGCAACCTGCGCACGGTGCCGCTGATCCCGGCGCGCATCCACTACCTGTACCTGCAGAACAACTTCATCGCCGACCTGCCCGAGGAGTCCTTCCGCAACGCCACCGGCCTCAAATGGGTCAACCTGGACAACAACCGCATCCGCAAGGTGGACAGGAAGgtgctggagaagctggaaaatctcattttcctctaCATGGAGAGGAACCAGCTGAAGGAGGTGCCGGCTTTCCTGCCGCCCAACCTGGAGCAGCTGCGCCTCAGCAGGAATCAGATCTCCAGGATCCCCGCTGGTGTCTTCAACAAGCTGGAGaacctggtgctgctggacCTGCACCACAACAAGCTGAGCGATGGTGTCTTCAACAAAAACACCTTCAAGGGGCTCAAGAACCTCATGCAGCTCAACCTGGCCCACAACATCCTGAGGAAGATGCCCCCCGGCGTGCCCAGCGCCATCCACCAGCTCTTCCTGGACAGGAACAACATCGAGGACATCCCCAGCGATTATTTCAAGGAGTTTCCCAACCTGGCTTTCATCCGGCTCAACTACAACCAGATCTCGGATAAGGGGCTGCCCAAAAACTCCTTCAACCTCACCaacctgctggtgctgcacctggCCCACAACAAGCTCACCAACGTGCCCTTCATCAGCCCCAAGCTGGAGCATCTCTACCTGAACAACAACTCCATCGAGA AAATCAACGGCACGCAGATCTGCCCCACCTCCCTGGTGTCCATCCAGGATTTCTCGCCCTCCGACCTGGACAGCGTCCCCCGCCTGCGCTACCTGCGGCTGGACGGGAACCTGCTGAAGCCGCCCATCCCCCTGGACCTGATGCTGTGTTTCCGCCTGCTCCAGTCCGTGGTGTTTTAG